The Pseudomonas eucalypticola genome has a window encoding:
- a CDS encoding site-specific integrase: MPDLHALDPLPDVRNPLVQYLARLVPSSQLTMKYVLQDAADRLGFADADIRDVPWHVLQPGHITGLVAALRADGYAPNTSSLYVNALRGVMNEAWRLSLIDQDHLLKMRSVKPAAGTRLSQGRNLKRTLIRELMDVCAADPRPQGLRDAAVIAILYGSGMRKSESVNLELSQIDFSERSLQVTGKGNKQLIKYAPAWAFEKLNAWLAYRREHLGEGEQDDSFLFNRIRRGSHITRERITKHAIYYIARQRGTQVGVKIMPHDFRRSFITRVIEEHDLSIAQKLAHHTNIQTTANYDVRDDNERRRAVDRYDL, from the coding sequence TTGCCTGATCTCCACGCCCTTGACCCGTTGCCGGACGTGCGCAACCCCCTGGTGCAGTACCTGGCCCGCCTGGTGCCCTCCAGCCAGTTGACCATGAAATACGTGTTGCAGGACGCCGCCGACCGCCTCGGGTTCGCCGACGCTGACATTCGCGACGTGCCCTGGCATGTGTTGCAGCCCGGCCACATCACCGGCTTGGTGGCCGCCCTGCGCGCGGACGGTTACGCCCCCAATACTTCTTCGTTGTACGTCAACGCCCTGCGCGGGGTAATGAACGAAGCCTGGCGCCTGAGCCTGATCGACCAGGACCACTTGCTCAAGATGCGCTCGGTCAAGCCCGCCGCCGGGACCCGCCTGAGTCAGGGCCGTAACCTCAAGCGCACGCTGATTCGCGAGCTGATGGACGTTTGCGCCGCCGACCCCCGCCCCCAGGGCCTGCGCGATGCGGCGGTGATCGCCATCCTGTACGGCTCGGGGATGCGCAAATCCGAGTCGGTGAACCTGGAGTTGTCGCAGATCGACTTCAGCGAGCGCAGCCTGCAGGTGACGGGCAAGGGTAACAAGCAATTGATCAAATACGCGCCGGCCTGGGCCTTCGAAAAGCTCAATGCCTGGCTGGCGTATCGTCGCGAGCACCTGGGCGAGGGCGAACAGGACGACAGCTTCCTGTTCAACCGCATCCGCCGCGGCAGCCACATCACCCGCGAGCGCATCACCAAGCACGCCATTTACTACATCGCCCGGCAACGTGGCACCCAGGTGGGGGTGAAGATCATGCCCCATGACTTCCGGCGCTCGTTCATCACCCGGGTGATCGAAGAGCATGACCTGTCGATCGCGCAGAAGCTGGCGCACCACACCAACATCCAGACCACCGCCAACTACGATGTGCGCGATGACAACGAGCGGCGTCGGGCGGTGGATCGGTACGACCTGTGA
- a CDS encoding NADP-dependent glyceraldehyde-3-phosphate dehydrogenase, which yields MSQDPLSSLYPTAADIPEQYRLSGQVEQRDYLVDGELRRWDGPLATVRSPIFLNTPEGDQQVILGSTPLLDADTALTALDAAVRAYDKGRGAWPNLRVAERIRHVEGFLARMLEQRDAVVKLLMWEIGKNLKDSQKEFDRTCDYIVDTINALKDVDRKSSRFELEQDTLGQIRRVPLGVALCMGPYNYPLNETFTTLIPALIMGNTVVFKPAKFGVLLIRPLLEAFRDSFPAGVINVIYGSGRETVSALMASGKIDIFAFIGTHKAASDLKKLHPKPHRLRSALGLDAKNPGIVLPEVDLDNAVNEAITGSLSFNGQRCTALKILFVHENVVGSFIEKFNQKLAALKSGMPWEPGVSLTPLPEQGKTDYLSALVKDAEAQGAKVVNPNGGAIRGSFFYPAVLFPVTPQMRVYQEEQFGPVVPIVPFRDLETVIDYVLESDFGQQASIFGTDATQVGKLVDLFANQVGRININAQCQRGPDTYPFNGRKNSAEGTLSVFDALRTFSIRTLVATKFQDANKTLISDIIHDRKSNFLTTDYIF from the coding sequence ATGAGCCAAGATCCCCTGAGCAGTCTGTACCCTACAGCAGCGGATATCCCCGAACAGTACCGCCTGAGCGGCCAGGTCGAGCAACGCGATTACCTGGTGGACGGCGAACTGCGTCGCTGGGACGGCCCCTTGGCCACCGTGCGCAGCCCGATTTTCCTGAATACCCCGGAAGGCGATCAGCAGGTCATCCTGGGCAGCACGCCGCTGCTCGATGCCGACACCGCCCTCACCGCCCTGGACGCCGCCGTGCGCGCTTACGACAAGGGCCGCGGCGCCTGGCCGAACCTGCGGGTGGCCGAGCGTATCCGCCATGTCGAAGGGTTCCTGGCGCGCATGCTTGAACAGCGCGACGCGGTGGTCAAGCTGTTGATGTGGGAAATCGGCAAGAACCTCAAGGACTCGCAGAAAGAGTTCGACCGCACCTGCGACTACATCGTCGACACCATCAATGCCTTGAAGGACGTCGACCGCAAGTCCAGCCGCTTCGAGCTGGAACAGGACACCCTGGGCCAGATCCGTCGCGTGCCCCTGGGCGTGGCCCTGTGCATGGGCCCTTACAACTACCCGTTGAACGAGACCTTCACCACCCTGATCCCGGCGCTGATCATGGGCAACACCGTGGTGTTCAAACCGGCCAAGTTCGGCGTGCTGCTGATTCGTCCGCTCCTGGAAGCCTTCCGCGACAGCTTCCCTGCCGGTGTCATCAACGTCATCTATGGCAGCGGCCGCGAGACCGTCAGCGCCCTGATGGCCAGTGGCAAGATCGACATCTTCGCCTTCATCGGTACCCACAAGGCCGCCAGCGACCTGAAGAAACTGCACCCCAAGCCACACCGGCTGCGCTCGGCCCTGGGCCTGGACGCCAAGAACCCTGGCATCGTGCTGCCCGAGGTGGACCTGGACAATGCCGTCAACGAAGCCATCACCGGTTCGCTGTCGTTCAACGGCCAGCGCTGCACCGCGTTGAAGATCCTGTTCGTGCACGAGAACGTGGTGGGCAGTTTCATCGAGAAATTCAACCAGAAACTCGCCGCGCTGAAATCCGGCATGCCGTGGGAGCCGGGCGTGTCGCTGACGCCGCTGCCGGAGCAAGGCAAGACCGACTATCTGTCGGCGCTGGTCAAGGACGCCGAGGCCCAGGGCGCCAAGGTGGTGAACCCCAATGGCGGCGCCATCCGCGGTTCGTTCTTCTACCCTGCGGTACTGTTCCCGGTGACGCCGCAGATGCGCGTGTACCAGGAAGAGCAATTTGGCCCGGTGGTACCGATCGTGCCGTTCCGTGACCTGGAAACGGTGATCGACTACGTGTTGGAATCGGACTTCGGCCAGCAGGCGAGCATCTTCGGCACTGATGCCACCCAGGTTGGCAAACTGGTGGACCTGTTCGCCAACCAGGTCGGCCGCATCAACATCAACGCCCAGTGCCAGCGCGGCCCGGACACCTACCCGTTCAACGGCCGCAAGAACTCGGCCGAAGGCACCCTGTCGGTGTTCGACGCCCTGCGCACCTTCTCGATCCGCACGCTGGTGGCGACCAAGTTCCAGGACGCCAACAAGACGTTGATCAGCGATATCATCCACGACCGCAAGTCGAACTTCCTGACCACCGATTACATCTTCTGA
- a CDS encoding MFS transporter encodes MALCLPSDVLLYLLLPMQPQAFGISLAQAGILLAANRLVRIVGYSQVVQFYARNGDRLTCMIAAGAAALCALGNATLSGFAWLLGLRLVWGLCFAAFNLSTQVMATHEPAGAARRSGRARALAAIGPMLALPLGAALSLWLGPRAIFFILAGTCTLGFFVARRLPQQPHALQAGGKRFKKPDSVAVWSFIEGVALDGLFIFGLSLQAQKVLGGDAMMIAGVLMGLRYLSELLLSPLGGWAAQRFGATAMLLVFSISSAVALSVFGNHWVIVGGAAVLVLRALQLPLVATLVAERNPGPARVQALASNAVWRDVGAGLGPLLAGVLLPITSAPWVFGVAGLAIALSALACQRKANPA; translated from the coding sequence ATGGCCCTGTGCCTGCCCAGTGACGTGCTGCTTTACCTGCTCCTGCCCATGCAGCCCCAGGCCTTCGGCATCAGCCTGGCCCAGGCCGGTATTCTGCTGGCGGCCAACCGCCTGGTGCGGATTGTCGGCTACAGCCAGGTGGTGCAGTTCTATGCGCGCAATGGCGACCGCCTCACCTGCATGATCGCGGCAGGTGCCGCGGCCCTGTGCGCGCTTGGCAATGCCACGCTGTCAGGGTTCGCCTGGTTGCTGGGGCTGCGCCTGGTGTGGGGGTTGTGCTTTGCGGCGTTCAACCTGTCCACCCAGGTCATGGCGACCCATGAACCGGCAGGTGCCGCGCGGCGTTCCGGGCGAGCGCGAGCGCTGGCGGCCATCGGGCCCATGCTGGCCTTGCCGCTGGGGGCGGCCTTGAGCCTGTGGCTAGGGCCGCGGGCGATTTTCTTCATTCTTGCCGGCACTTGCACCCTGGGCTTCTTCGTTGCCCGACGCCTGCCGCAGCAGCCTCATGCCTTGCAGGCGGGCGGCAAGCGCTTCAAGAAGCCCGACAGCGTGGCGGTATGGTCTTTCATCGAGGGCGTGGCGCTGGATGGGCTGTTCATCTTCGGCCTGTCCTTGCAGGCGCAGAAGGTACTGGGCGGCGACGCCATGATGATCGCCGGGGTACTGATGGGGCTGCGTTACCTGTCCGAACTGTTGCTCAGCCCGCTGGGCGGTTGGGCGGCGCAGCGCTTCGGCGCCACGGCGATGCTGCTGGTGTTTTCCATCAGTAGCGCTGTGGCCCTGAGCGTGTTTGGCAACCATTGGGTGATCGTCGGCGGTGCCGCCGTGCTCGTATTGCGAGCCTTGCAACTGCCGCTGGTGGCGACATTGGTGGCCGAGCGCAACCCTGGGCCAGCGCGCGTGCAGGCCCTGGCGTCCAATGCCGTGTGGCGCGACGTAGGCGCGGGGCTGGGGCCACTGCTGGCCGGCGTCTTGCTGCCCATCACCTCGGCGCCGTGGGTATTCGGCGTAGCGGGATTGGCGATAGCCTTGAGTGCCCTGGCCTGCCAGCGTAAAGCCAATCCCGCGTAG
- a CDS encoding REP-associated tyrosine transposase, with the protein MNGKCRAFSLRTGRFSQCGQIYTVTTVTEGRIAHFEDLGLGRLLVKEMRAVEQAGRLSSLAWVVMPDHLHWLFELRSGSLGDVVGRVKARSGYAINTRLALQGPLWQKGYYDRALRKEEDLRQAARYIIANPLRAGLVQRVADYPLWDAVWL; encoded by the coding sequence ATGAACGGCAAATGCAGAGCGTTTTCGCTGCGTACGGGGCGCTTCAGCCAGTGTGGGCAGATCTATACGGTCACGACGGTCACCGAGGGTCGAATAGCGCATTTCGAGGACTTAGGGCTCGGTCGCCTGCTGGTAAAGGAAATGCGCGCGGTTGAGCAGGCGGGGCGGTTGTCATCGCTGGCATGGGTGGTGATGCCTGATCATTTGCACTGGCTATTCGAACTGCGCAGCGGATCGTTGGGCGACGTGGTCGGGCGCGTCAAGGCGCGCAGTGGTTACGCGATCAACACGCGGCTGGCGTTACAGGGGCCGTTGTGGCAGAAGGGGTATTACGACCGCGCGCTGCGCAAGGAAGAAGATCTCAGGCAAGCCGCCCGGTACATCATTGCCAATCCACTGCGTGCAGGATTGGTCCAGCGTGTAGCCGACTACCCCCTCTGGGATGCCGTATGGCTGTAG